The proteins below are encoded in one region of Danio rerio strain Tuebingen ecotype United States chromosome 14, GRCz12tu, whole genome shotgun sequence:
- the srpx2 gene encoding sushi repeat-containing protein SRPX2 isoform X1, translated as MLKCIILFVELFIIYQALGDNTEGSTFTYHDTNEVVHEDEIYHTPQLDYKHPQWCHRLKLTSGEVSCTSPRGGRHHSTLGTRCMLSCDRGYKRLGRSSVQCMPNRRWSGSALCRRIRCQVLSVIDHGMYSCNRDFVVDSRCDYTCDEGYQIEGDRYRLCQEDGKWSGTEPTCTDYDPPKLKCPLSREKVAEPGKLTVMVSWDRPVAKDTADRALRVLRNGPESGSDFPEGTHVIRYKAYDQAGNMATCKFNVHVEVRRCPKLKPPMHGYLTCSSDGNNYGAICEYHCDPGFERTGFVTRVCQLNRSWSDEAAQCVLMDIKTDVRSAGALLDQFYEKRRLLVVSTPDNGNQKYRLQNMMLQKAGCGLDLRHVTVIELLGSPPRAVGRIKEQRLQPEVIEDLRQALHISMAYFTMVLLDDYGVDRERFVNPTNSEELFSYVDEFLLTEEERERLEMNGDFCE; from the exons GCTCAACATTTACTTATCATGACACCAATGAAGTTGTGCATGAGGATGAGATTTACCACACCCCTCAGTTGGACTACAAAC ATCCGCAGTGGTGTCATAGACTCAAGCTCACCAGCGGGGAGGTGTCCTGTACGTCACCTCGAGGAGGTCGCCACCACAGCACACTTGGTACTCGCTGCATGCTGTCCTGTGATCGTGGATATAAACGACTGGGACGATCATCAGTGCAGTGCATGCCGAACCGCCGCTGGTCTGGAAGTGCTCTCTGTCGAA GGATACGATGCCAGGTTCTGTCTGTGATTGACCACGGTATGTACAGTTGTAATCGGGATTTTGTGGTGGACTCCAGGTGTGACTACACCTGTGATGAAGGCTATCAGATTGAGGGCGATCGCTACCGCTTGTGCCAAGAAGATGGAAAGTGGAGCGGCACAGAACCTACATGTACAG ATTATGACCCTCCCAAACTGAAATGTCCTTTGTCCAGAGAGAAGGTAGCAGAACCAGGAAAACTAACCGTCATGGTTTCCTGGGATCGTCCTGTAGCTAAAGATACCGCTGACCGAGCATTACG GGTTTTGCGAAATGGACCAGAGTCGGGATCTGACTTTCCTGAAGGAACACATGTGATTCGATATAAAGCCTATGACCAGGCTGGCAACATGGCGACCTGCAAGTTTAATGTGCATGTTGAAG tgAGACGCTGTCCAAAGCTGAAGCCGCCGATGCATGGTTATCTGACATGCTCATCTGATGGGAATAATTATGGGGCTATATGTGAATACCACTGTGATCCTGGCTTTGAAAGGACAGGTTTTGTGACACGTGTTTGTCAGCTTAACCGCAGCTGGTCTGATGAAGCAGCTCAGTGTGTAT TAATGGACATTAAAACAGACGTAAGGTCAGCTGGTGCTCTGCTGGATCAGTTTTATGAAAAAAGAAGACTTCTTGTTGTATCTACACCAGATAATGGTAACCAGAAATACAGGCTTCAGAACATGATGCTGCAG AAGGCTGGTTGTGGTCTAGATCTGCGTCATGTGACTGTGATCGAGCTGTTAGGAAGTCCTCCTCGAGCAGTGGGCCGCATTAAAGAACAGCGTCTACAGCCTGAGGTTATCGAGGATCTTAG ACAGGCGCTGCATATCTCTATGGCATATTTCACCATGGTTCTTCTGGATGATTATGGTGTGGATCGAGAGCGTTTTGTTAACCCTACCAACTCCGAAGAGCTTTTTTCCTACGTAGACGAATTTCTGCTCACAGAGGAGGAGCGAGAGAGACTGGAGATGAACGGGGACTTCTGTGAATGA
- the srpx2 gene encoding sushi repeat-containing protein SRPX2 isoform X2, which produces MLKCIILFVELFIIYQALGDNTEGIRCQVLSVIDHGMYSCNRDFVVDSRCDYTCDEGYQIEGDRYRLCQEDGKWSGTEPTCTDYDPPKLKCPLSREKVAEPGKLTVMVSWDRPVAKDTADRALRVLRNGPESGSDFPEGTHVIRYKAYDQAGNMATCKFNVHVEVRRCPKLKPPMHGYLTCSSDGNNYGAICEYHCDPGFERTGFVTRVCQLNRSWSDEAAQCVLMDIKTDVRSAGALLDQFYEKRRLLVVSTPDNGNQKYRLQNMMLQKAGCGLDLRHVTVIELLGSPPRAVGRIKEQRLQPEVIEDLRQALHISMAYFTMVLLDDYGVDRERFVNPTNSEELFSYVDEFLLTEEERERLEMNGDFCE; this is translated from the exons GGATACGATGCCAGGTTCTGTCTGTGATTGACCACGGTATGTACAGTTGTAATCGGGATTTTGTGGTGGACTCCAGGTGTGACTACACCTGTGATGAAGGCTATCAGATTGAGGGCGATCGCTACCGCTTGTGCCAAGAAGATGGAAAGTGGAGCGGCACAGAACCTACATGTACAG ATTATGACCCTCCCAAACTGAAATGTCCTTTGTCCAGAGAGAAGGTAGCAGAACCAGGAAAACTAACCGTCATGGTTTCCTGGGATCGTCCTGTAGCTAAAGATACCGCTGACCGAGCATTACG GGTTTTGCGAAATGGACCAGAGTCGGGATCTGACTTTCCTGAAGGAACACATGTGATTCGATATAAAGCCTATGACCAGGCTGGCAACATGGCGACCTGCAAGTTTAATGTGCATGTTGAAG tgAGACGCTGTCCAAAGCTGAAGCCGCCGATGCATGGTTATCTGACATGCTCATCTGATGGGAATAATTATGGGGCTATATGTGAATACCACTGTGATCCTGGCTTTGAAAGGACAGGTTTTGTGACACGTGTTTGTCAGCTTAACCGCAGCTGGTCTGATGAAGCAGCTCAGTGTGTAT TAATGGACATTAAAACAGACGTAAGGTCAGCTGGTGCTCTGCTGGATCAGTTTTATGAAAAAAGAAGACTTCTTGTTGTATCTACACCAGATAATGGTAACCAGAAATACAGGCTTCAGAACATGATGCTGCAG AAGGCTGGTTGTGGTCTAGATCTGCGTCATGTGACTGTGATCGAGCTGTTAGGAAGTCCTCCTCGAGCAGTGGGCCGCATTAAAGAACAGCGTCTACAGCCTGAGGTTATCGAGGATCTTAG ACAGGCGCTGCATATCTCTATGGCATATTTCACCATGGTTCTTCTGGATGATTATGGTGTGGATCGAGAGCGTTTTGTTAACCCTACCAACTCCGAAGAGCTTTTTTCCTACGTAGACGAATTTCTGCTCACAGAGGAGGAGCGAGAGAGACTGGAGATGAACGGGGACTTCTGTGAATGA